One window from the genome of Mumia sp. ZJ1417 encodes:
- a CDS encoding aldehyde dehydrogenase family protein, with amino-acid sequence MTAQPVPYRSVNPATGVEVRRYETATDAQVSDALDAADAAYRAWSRLTVADRAERVAAFGRLFAERADELAAIAAEEMGKSVSEAAGEARFSGDIFAYYADNAATLLADQPLTVSGDAEAVVQRRPIGVVLGIMPWNYPFYQVARFAAPNLVLGNTVLLKHAESVPRSAEVIAELASEAGLPDGVYTNVFASHDQVGTIIDDPRVQGVSLTGSERAGSAVAARAGAALKKCVLELGGSDPYIVLDTDDVAAAAQQAWSVRVSNMGQACNANKRMIVHESIADAFVAELTALAEGLVPGDPTDPTPGTYRPLSSRAAAESLAAQIQDAVDKGATLHAGGTLEPGPAAYLAPAVLSGVTPQMRAYAEELFGPVAVVYSVRDEDEAVALANASAYGLGGAVFSADAERARRVADRLEVGMANVNTPAGEGTQIPFGGVKRSGFGRELGPLGIDEFANKRVFYVER; translated from the coding sequence ATGACCGCCCAGCCCGTCCCATACCGCTCCGTCAACCCCGCGACCGGTGTCGAGGTCCGCCGGTACGAGACCGCGACCGACGCCCAGGTCAGCGACGCGCTCGACGCCGCCGACGCCGCGTACCGCGCGTGGAGCCGGCTCACGGTCGCCGACCGCGCCGAGCGTGTCGCGGCGTTCGGCCGCCTGTTCGCTGAGCGCGCCGACGAGCTCGCCGCGATCGCCGCGGAGGAGATGGGCAAGTCGGTGAGCGAGGCCGCCGGTGAGGCGCGGTTCAGCGGCGACATCTTCGCGTACTACGCCGACAACGCCGCGACGCTGCTCGCCGACCAGCCGCTCACGGTCTCCGGCGACGCGGAGGCGGTCGTGCAGCGGCGCCCGATCGGCGTGGTGCTGGGCATCATGCCGTGGAACTACCCCTTCTACCAGGTGGCGCGTTTTGCGGCGCCGAACCTGGTCCTCGGCAACACCGTCCTGCTCAAGCATGCCGAGTCGGTGCCGCGGTCGGCCGAGGTCATCGCCGAGCTCGCCTCGGAGGCGGGGCTGCCGGACGGCGTCTACACGAATGTCTTCGCGTCGCACGACCAGGTCGGCACGATCATCGACGACCCGCGCGTGCAGGGCGTCTCGCTGACCGGCTCCGAGCGTGCCGGCAGCGCGGTCGCCGCCCGCGCTGGTGCCGCGCTCAAGAAGTGCGTGCTCGAGCTCGGCGGCTCCGACCCGTACATCGTCCTCGACACCGACGACGTCGCCGCGGCCGCGCAGCAGGCGTGGTCGGTGCGCGTGAGCAACATGGGCCAGGCCTGCAACGCCAACAAGCGGATGATCGTGCACGAGAGCATCGCGGACGCGTTCGTCGCCGAGCTCACCGCGCTCGCCGAGGGGCTGGTGCCCGGCGACCCGACCGACCCGACGCCGGGGACCTACCGCCCGCTCTCCTCGCGTGCCGCTGCCGAGTCGCTCGCCGCGCAGATCCAGGACGCGGTGGACAAGGGCGCGACGCTGCACGCGGGCGGCACGCTCGAGCCCGGCCCGGCGGCCTACCTCGCGCCGGCCGTGCTCTCCGGCGTCACGCCGCAGATGCGCGCGTACGCGGAGGAGCTGTTCGGCCCGGTCGCGGTCGTCTACTCCGTACGGGACGAGGACGAGGCCGTCGCGCTCGCGAACGCGTCGGCGTACGGGCTCGGCGGTGCCGTCTTCAGCGCCGATGCCGAGCGTGCGCGCCGCGTCGCCGACCGTCTCGAGGTCGGCATGGCGAACGTCAACACGCCTGCCGGCGAGGGGACGCAGATCCCGTTCGGCGGCGTGAAGCGCTCCGGTTTCGGTCGCGAGCTCGGACCCCTGGGCATCGACGAGTTCGCCAACAAGCGCGTGTTCTACGTGGAGCGGTGA
- a CDS encoding (2Fe-2S)-binding protein, with translation MTDDRTPSPVRFTFEGRSVEATPGQTLGGALHADGVRILTRSFKYRRPRGYTCGYGACGNCPLTVDGLPGVNACERPVEGGEDVRRERGWPSAGVDIFRASDAVAPLLTAGFQFRLFTKRPRLAHLSERVMAWVAGAGRLPTPQAAAAVRATTHETRAVDVTVVGGGLSGLAAALGAAADGASVLLVHRGALGGRSLGRTSTAAGRTHTYDSDRDAALALAGQVEEHPRIEVLDGTAVATFDGVDLIVVSRRRRIRVTTPAMVVATGSYDVPLAFAGNDKPGVMLASAVRRLLHVEGVRPGRRAVVVAENATGYEIAQELLAAGVTVTAVVDPEPDARAVALVAPVAGAGVPVVSGRPVRVVGLRGARRVVVAGASGRRRLRADLVVVSRPERPAEELRWQRHYVKAGDTYAPTGSPAASASDTTVVVGSAAALPAQTLEDATDAGHRAARAALARRGPRVGDQTP, from the coding sequence ATGACCGACGACCGTACGCCCAGCCCGGTCCGGTTCACGTTCGAAGGGCGCAGCGTCGAGGCCACGCCCGGCCAGACCCTCGGCGGCGCGCTGCACGCCGACGGCGTCCGGATCCTCACGCGCAGCTTCAAGTACCGGCGACCGCGCGGCTACACGTGCGGCTACGGCGCGTGCGGCAACTGCCCGCTGACCGTCGACGGGCTGCCGGGCGTCAACGCGTGCGAGCGTCCGGTCGAGGGCGGCGAGGACGTACGCCGCGAGCGCGGCTGGCCCAGCGCGGGCGTCGACATCTTCCGCGCCTCCGACGCCGTCGCGCCGCTGCTGACCGCGGGCTTCCAGTTCCGCCTGTTCACCAAGCGACCGCGGCTCGCGCACCTGTCCGAACGGGTCATGGCGTGGGTCGCCGGCGCCGGACGCCTCCCGACGCCGCAGGCCGCGGCGGCCGTACGGGCGACGACGCACGAGACCCGCGCCGTCGACGTCACCGTCGTCGGAGGCGGGCTCAGCGGCCTCGCCGCCGCGCTCGGCGCCGCAGCTGACGGCGCGTCGGTGCTCCTCGTCCACCGAGGTGCGCTCGGCGGACGCTCCCTCGGCCGTACGAGCACGGCCGCCGGGCGCACCCACACGTACGACTCCGACCGCGACGCCGCCCTCGCGCTCGCGGGCCAGGTCGAGGAGCATCCGCGCATCGAGGTGCTGGACGGGACCGCGGTCGCCACGTTCGACGGCGTCGACCTGATCGTGGTCTCGCGACGCCGCCGCATCCGTGTCACCACACCCGCGATGGTCGTGGCCACCGGCTCGTACGACGTCCCGCTGGCCTTCGCCGGCAACGACAAGCCGGGCGTCATGCTCGCCTCGGCCGTCCGGCGACTCCTGCACGTCGAGGGCGTACGCCCCGGACGCCGGGCGGTCGTCGTGGCCGAGAACGCGACCGGGTACGAGATCGCGCAGGAGCTCCTCGCCGCGGGCGTCACCGTCACTGCGGTCGTCGACCCGGAGCCGGACGCGCGGGCCGTCGCGCTGGTGGCGCCGGTGGCCGGGGCGGGCGTGCCGGTCGTCTCCGGTCGTCCGGTACGGGTCGTCGGGCTGCGCGGCGCGCGCCGCGTCGTCGTCGCGGGCGCCTCCGGCAGGCGCAGACTGCGGGCCGACCTCGTCGTCGTCTCGCGCCCGGAGCGGCCGGCCGAGGAACTACGGTGGCAGCGCCACTACGTCAAGGCCGGAGACACATACGCGCCGACGGGCTCCCCCGCCGCGAGCGCGTCCGACACGACCGTCGTCGTCGGATCGGCTGCCGCACTGCCCGCACAGACCCTCGAGGACGCCACGGACGCCGGCCACCGCGCCGCACGCGCCGCCCTCGCCCGACGCGGGCCCCGCGTAGGAGATCAGACCCCGTGA
- a CDS encoding saccharopine dehydrogenase NADP-binding domain-containing protein: MTSSSLGPVVVYGAYGHTGRFVVDELLRRGLTPILSGRDETRLEAMRAGRPGLEIRPARVDDPASLRGALSGAAAVINVAGPFLDTGVIVSEAAVAAGAHYLDVTAEQPAVEAVYAARAADAEQAGVAVIPAMAFYGGLADLLATAVLAGETEPASLTVAIGLDRWWPTAGTRLTGTRNTAPRRTIVDGRLAPLPDSVPRDTWHFTEGFEQAVVAVPFSEPVLIARHLPVDRLYSYLSASALSDIRDPATPPPPADDDRGRSSQQFVVDVVAQVGAQTHRIAASGRDIYAATAPLIVEATARLLDGRATRTGVVAPGEVFDAEDFLRALTPNTLTLRREVTATGRDPQAMSA, encoded by the coding sequence ATGACTTCTTCTTCCCTCGGTCCCGTCGTCGTCTATGGGGCGTACGGTCACACGGGCCGCTTCGTCGTCGACGAGCTGCTGCGACGCGGGCTCACGCCGATCCTCTCGGGTCGTGACGAGACGCGACTCGAGGCGATGCGCGCTGGTCGACCGGGCCTCGAGATCCGGCCCGCGCGAGTGGACGATCCGGCATCGTTGCGCGGCGCGCTGTCCGGTGCGGCCGCGGTCATCAACGTCGCCGGCCCGTTCCTCGATACCGGGGTGATCGTGTCGGAGGCTGCCGTCGCGGCCGGAGCCCACTATCTCGACGTCACCGCAGAGCAGCCTGCCGTAGAGGCCGTGTACGCCGCGCGGGCTGCCGATGCGGAGCAGGCGGGCGTCGCGGTGATCCCGGCGATGGCGTTCTACGGCGGGCTCGCCGATCTGCTAGCGACTGCTGTGCTCGCGGGTGAGACCGAGCCGGCCAGCCTCACGGTCGCGATCGGCCTCGACCGCTGGTGGCCGACGGCCGGCACACGGCTCACGGGAACCCGCAACACCGCACCGCGACGGACCATCGTCGACGGGAGGCTGGCACCACTCCCCGACTCTGTCCCCCGCGACACCTGGCACTTCACCGAGGGGTTCGAACAAGCGGTCGTTGCCGTCCCGTTCTCCGAGCCCGTCCTGATCGCACGGCACCTGCCCGTCGACAGGCTGTACTCCTACCTCAGCGCATCCGCGCTCTCCGACATCCGCGATCCGGCGACCCCTCCTCCCCCGGCCGACGACGACCGCGGTCGTTCGTCCCAGCAGTTCGTGGTCGATGTCGTCGCGCAGGTCGGTGCGCAGACGCACCGCATCGCTGCCAGCGGTCGCGACATCTACGCCGCCACGGCGCCGTTGATCGTCGAGGCGACGGCGCGCCTGCTCGACGGCCGCGCCACCCGTACGGGTGTGGTCGCTCCGGGCGAGGTGTTCGACGCCGAAGACTTCCTGCGCGCGCTCACGCCCAACACGCTCACACTGCGGCGTGAGGTCACAGCCACCGGTCGCGACCCGCAGGCGATGTCCGCGTGA
- a CDS encoding nucleotidyltransferase domain-containing protein gives MDTRLAAAPVVLDLARALDGVLVGLYVGGSLATGDYHPGISDIDAVALLDRSPTLATRAMLIETHGRLVRDAEGGSALHCVYVPDDDTVDPAHKHWTWAFGELYRRPLSGIARAELLADPVVVVGPPPSDWLPPMDVVDIAEAARAELAGYWTQALRKQAIWLQDLYVDLGLMVLARADATIREGRLITKAEALGRMATLGVPASLVAEVAQRRNGEQVDLDDGQRQRRAAYVRQFLTGEVARLLTASVRSASE, from the coding sequence ATGGACACGCGACTGGCAGCGGCACCCGTGGTCCTGGACCTGGCGCGGGCGCTCGACGGCGTCCTCGTCGGCCTCTACGTCGGCGGGTCCCTCGCCACCGGTGACTACCACCCCGGCATCAGCGACATTGACGCGGTCGCGCTCCTCGACCGCTCCCCCACGCTCGCGACCCGGGCGATGCTCATCGAGACGCACGGGCGACTCGTGCGCGACGCCGAGGGAGGGAGCGCACTGCACTGCGTGTACGTCCCCGACGACGACACCGTCGACCCGGCGCACAAGCACTGGACCTGGGCGTTCGGCGAGCTCTACCGCCGCCCACTCAGCGGGATCGCACGCGCCGAGCTTCTGGCCGACCCGGTCGTCGTCGTGGGCCCTCCCCCGTCGGACTGGCTTCCACCGATGGACGTCGTCGACATCGCTGAGGCTGCACGCGCCGAGCTGGCCGGCTACTGGACGCAGGCCCTGCGCAAGCAGGCGATCTGGCTCCAGGACCTCTACGTCGATCTCGGGCTCATGGTGCTCGCCCGCGCCGACGCGACGATCCGCGAAGGACGGCTCATCACCAAGGCCGAAGCTCTCGGCCGCATGGCCACCCTCGGGGTCCCCGCCAGCCTCGTCGCCGAGGTCGCCCAGCGCCGCAACGGCGAGCAGGTGGACCTCGATGACGGTCAGCGCCAACGGCGAGCCGCGTACGTCCGTCAGTTCCTCACCGGCGAGGTTGCCCGCCTGCTCACGGCCTCCGTACGGTCAGCGTCCGAGTGA
- a CDS encoding antibiotic biosynthesis monooxygenase has product MSIADTPEPPYTAVIFTSLRTDGDRGYAVMAARMDELAREQPGFLGIEAARDGLGITVSYWRDDAAAARWKQVAGHLVAQQRGRDVWYEDYRVRVATVTREYGPETRG; this is encoded by the coding sequence GTGAGCATCGCCGACACGCCCGAGCCCCCGTACACGGCAGTGATCTTCACGTCGCTGCGCACCGACGGAGACCGGGGGTACGCCGTGATGGCGGCGCGGATGGACGAGCTCGCTCGCGAGCAGCCGGGATTCCTCGGGATCGAGGCTGCTCGCGACGGGCTCGGCATCACCGTCTCGTACTGGCGCGACGACGCCGCAGCCGCCAGGTGGAAGCAGGTCGCCGGGCATCTCGTCGCGCAGCAGCGCGGGCGCGACGTCTGGTACGAGGACTACAGGGTGCGCGTCGCGACCGTCACCCGTGAGTACGGCCCGGAGACCCGGGGCTGA
- a CDS encoding GlxA family transcriptional regulator: MVTVGLALHADAMLYETAIAAEVFGVDRSDLSTDGDWYSLVVATPDGSPAPWLTDAESVRYDALAKVDLVIVPSTNHLDGAPDPSLLHALRAAYAGGARIASLCTGAFVVAASGLLDGREAATHWMHVAELERLYPSVRARADVLYVDDGQLLTSAGKTAALDLCLHLVRSDFGSAAANGLARRLVVAAQRPGGQAQFIAAPVSPTGSDHVGAALDWARERLDQPLTVTDLAREAGLGARQLARRMSAETGLTPLKWLHRERVLRAQELLERTDASVEQIAGRCGLGTATTLRRHFVSAVGVSPTAYRTTFRG; encoded by the coding sequence ATGGTCACGGTGGGGCTGGCGCTGCATGCCGACGCGATGCTGTACGAGACGGCGATCGCGGCGGAGGTCTTCGGCGTCGATCGGTCGGATCTGTCGACCGACGGCGACTGGTACTCCCTCGTCGTCGCGACACCGGACGGGTCGCCGGCGCCGTGGCTCACCGACGCCGAGAGTGTGCGGTACGACGCCCTCGCCAAGGTCGACCTCGTCATCGTGCCGTCGACGAACCACCTCGACGGCGCACCCGATCCGTCCCTGCTGCATGCGCTCCGGGCTGCGTACGCCGGGGGAGCGCGGATCGCGTCGCTGTGCACCGGCGCCTTCGTCGTCGCTGCGAGCGGGCTGCTCGACGGACGCGAGGCCGCGACGCACTGGATGCACGTCGCCGAGCTCGAGCGCCTCTATCCCTCCGTACGGGCGCGCGCCGACGTGCTCTACGTCGATGACGGTCAGCTCCTGACCTCGGCCGGGAAGACCGCTGCTCTCGACCTTTGCCTCCACCTCGTGCGCTCCGACTTCGGCAGCGCTGCCGCGAACGGGCTGGCACGCCGGCTGGTGGTGGCCGCACAACGGCCGGGGGGACAGGCACAGTTCATCGCCGCCCCTGTGAGCCCGACCGGGTCCGACCACGTCGGTGCCGCGCTGGACTGGGCCCGCGAACGCCTCGACCAGCCGCTGACGGTGACCGACCTGGCCCGCGAGGCCGGGCTCGGTGCTCGCCAGCTGGCGCGCCGGATGAGCGCCGAGACCGGACTGACCCCGCTGAAGTGGCTGCACCGAGAGCGGGTCCTGCGTGCCCAGGAGCTGCTCGAGCGGACGGACGCGTCGGTCGAGCAGATCGCCGGCCGGTGCGGGCTCGGCACCGCGACGACCCTGCGACGCCACTTCGTCAGCGCCGTCGGAGTCAGCCCGACGGCGTACCGCACGACCTTCCGCGGCTGA
- a CDS encoding VOC family protein, with protein sequence MRRPGASGDHADEELRRDSHEARPGRRDGGHVHYVSVRSAVPEEITTVWEKLVAGATIMQPLAPSGWASLYGMLTDPYGVTWVLDVVPQ encoded by the coding sequence ATGCGTCGCCCCGGTGCGTCAGGCGATCACGCCGATGAGGAGCTAAGGCGCGACTCTCACGAAGCTCGACCCGGACGGCGCGATGGCGGACACGTTCACTACGTCTCTGTACGCAGCGCCGTTCCCGAGGAGATCACCACCGTGTGGGAAAAGCTCGTCGCCGGCGCGACGATCATGCAGCCGCTCGCGCCGTCGGGATGGGCGTCGCTGTATGGGATGCTCACCGACCCGTACGGCGTCACGTGGGTGCTTGACGTCGTCCCGCAGTAG
- a CDS encoding FAD-binding oxidoreductase, which translates to MRNGDVSHWMHAGDAPAFGPAALEDAYDLVVIGGGLTGLWTAYYAIARDPSARVLVLEAVEVGYGASGRNGGWLSPLLPGNRAVYARKSAQGADGVVAFQHEMFGAIDEVLAVLERERVDADQVRGGQLTLAPTPAAMARVKATREAHLRYGYEPSQVVLLDADETRARVSSATAHGGMFYPDTARVDPAKLTRGLAEVLRRRGVTISEHTPAREVTAHRVRTDRGSVDAGRIAVCLEAYTSQLLGGRQVIPVNSSMIVTDPLPASAWEQIGWDGRECLNDAAHTFIYAQRTADDRIAIGGRGTPYTYGSGTPGLGASDAKTTANLRRRLESMFPGIDFPVAHAWRGVIGVTRDWCANVTHDAASGVGVVYGFAGHGVTATNLAARTLLDRLDGVDSALTRLPWNEHRTRQWEPEPLRWIGVHGMYALFGLADRWEERTQAEKTALLARAGSRIAGLHE; encoded by the coding sequence ATGCGCAACGGCGACGTCTCGCACTGGATGCACGCAGGCGACGCTCCGGCGTTCGGCCCCGCCGCGCTCGAGGACGCGTACGACCTCGTCGTGATCGGCGGCGGGCTCACGGGGCTGTGGACCGCGTACTACGCGATCGCGCGCGACCCCTCCGCGCGCGTCCTCGTGCTTGAGGCCGTCGAGGTTGGCTACGGCGCGTCCGGTCGAAACGGGGGCTGGCTGTCGCCGCTGCTGCCGGGCAACCGGGCGGTGTACGCGCGGAAGTCGGCGCAGGGCGCTGACGGCGTGGTCGCGTTCCAGCACGAGATGTTCGGCGCGATCGACGAGGTCCTCGCCGTCCTCGAGCGCGAGCGCGTCGACGCCGACCAGGTGCGGGGCGGGCAGCTGACGCTCGCGCCGACGCCGGCCGCGATGGCGCGCGTGAAGGCGACCCGCGAAGCGCACCTGCGGTACGGCTATGAGCCGTCGCAGGTCGTCCTGCTCGACGCCGACGAGACGCGGGCGCGGGTGAGCTCGGCAACGGCGCACGGCGGCATGTTCTATCCCGACACGGCGCGGGTCGACCCGGCGAAGCTGACCCGCGGACTCGCTGAGGTCCTGCGGCGCCGCGGCGTCACGATCAGCGAGCACACCCCGGCGCGGGAGGTCACCGCGCACCGGGTGCGGACCGATCGCGGATCGGTCGACGCCGGCCGCATCGCGGTCTGCCTCGAGGCGTACACGAGCCAGCTCCTCGGCGGCCGCCAGGTCATCCCGGTGAACTCGTCGATGATCGTGACCGACCCGCTCCCGGCGTCGGCGTGGGAGCAGATCGGCTGGGACGGGCGCGAGTGCCTGAACGACGCCGCGCACACGTTCATCTATGCGCAGCGCACCGCTGACGACCGGATCGCGATCGGCGGCCGCGGGACCCCGTACACGTACGGCTCGGGGACTCCCGGCCTCGGCGCCTCCGACGCGAAGACGACAGCGAACCTGCGGCGCCGGCTGGAGTCGATGTTCCCCGGGATCGACTTCCCGGTCGCGCACGCGTGGCGCGGCGTCATCGGCGTCACCCGCGACTGGTGCGCGAACGTCACGCACGACGCCGCCAGCGGCGTCGGCGTCGTGTACGGGTTCGCGGGCCACGGTGTCACCGCGACGAACCTCGCTGCCCGTACGCTGCTCGACCGTCTCGACGGGGTCGACTCCGCGCTCACACGGCTGCCGTGGAACGAGCACCGTACGCGCCAGTGGGAGCCGGAGCCGTTGCGGTGGATCGGCGTGCACGGCATGTACGCGCTGTTCGGGCTCGCCGACCGGTGGGAGGAGCGCACGCAGGCGGAGAAGACTGCGCTCCTCGCGCGCGCCGGGTCGCGGATCGCCGGGCTGCACGAGTGA
- a CDS encoding alpha/beta hydrolase → MRFTSERQLDDGVLEREFTLGEIPGILWTPAPAPASVPAPAPAPLILIGHPGGLRAMHPRLAGRARRTVADGFAAATIELPGGGDRPRLPAAEQARADLVRAIEAGQPVDEIVDRLVLPLVDVAVPEWQATLDALLELPEIGGPVGFSGGVIAIGIRLALVEPRIAAANLFAGSFVPRAMFEEARQLTIPLHVLLQWDDEGNDRQLALDLFDAFGSKEKTLYANMGGHTGVPRFAADDAARFFARHLS, encoded by the coding sequence ATGCGTTTCACCTCTGAACGACAACTCGACGACGGCGTCCTCGAACGCGAGTTCACCCTCGGCGAGATCCCCGGCATCCTGTGGACGCCGGCGCCCGCACCGGCCTCCGTACCGGCTCCCGCACCGGCTCCGCTCATCCTGATCGGCCACCCGGGCGGGCTGCGTGCGATGCATCCCCGGCTGGCAGGTCGGGCTCGGCGCACCGTGGCGGACGGCTTCGCGGCAGCCACCATCGAGCTCCCAGGGGGCGGTGACCGGCCCCGTCTGCCCGCCGCCGAGCAGGCTCGCGCCGATCTGGTCCGGGCGATCGAGGCCGGCCAGCCGGTCGACGAGATCGTCGACCGGCTGGTCCTCCCGCTGGTCGACGTAGCGGTCCCGGAGTGGCAGGCCACCCTGGACGCCCTCCTCGAGCTCCCCGAGATCGGCGGCCCGGTCGGATTCTCAGGCGGGGTGATCGCGATCGGCATCCGGCTGGCGCTGGTCGAACCACGCATCGCCGCCGCCAACCTGTTCGCCGGGAGCTTCGTGCCCCGCGCCATGTTCGAGGAGGCCCGTCAGCTGACGATCCCGCTGCACGTCTTGCTGCAGTGGGACGACGAGGGGAACGACCGCCAGCTCGCGCTGGACCTGTTCGACGCCTTCGGCTCGAAGGAGAAGACGCTGTACGCCAACATGGGCGGGCACACCGGCGTCCCCCGGTTCGCGGCGGACGATGCGGCCAGGTTCTTCGCCCGGCACCTGAGCTAG
- a CDS encoding FAD-binding oxidoreductase: MSAPGVRAGDPDASYDVVVIGAGIQGLSTAYELAKRGVKRIAVLDRAWPGGGASGRNGELIRSIFSSPEWVGLFDLSLTRWHQLSAELEMNVLFSSSGYLVLASTDEQWANCERDHAYHRSEGVDSDLLSQADVLALVPALNPDVVRGGVVQPSGGFAHHDAVNWAYLKAGVRRGVEVYCDVTVTGLTTAAGRVTGVQTSRGPIAAGLVLNAAGGNALDVNAWAGITLPMVTSRLEMLVTEPLAPFLRQGLAALALLGYCHQTARGEFVGGTERHHVDESRSQNSTWDLLADMATKWVTLFPLLSGARLLRNWAGTVTQAADLAPVIGSVPDVEGYVMTCGWVYGFMGAPGASTLLAEEIVTGTPSPVLAPFSPRRLTEGRMIAESSLVVPTGEDHA; this comes from the coding sequence GTGAGCGCCCCCGGTGTCCGCGCCGGAGACCCCGACGCCTCGTACGACGTCGTCGTCATCGGCGCCGGCATCCAGGGACTCTCGACCGCGTACGAGCTGGCCAAGCGTGGCGTGAAGCGCATCGCCGTGCTCGACCGCGCGTGGCCCGGCGGCGGCGCGAGCGGTCGCAACGGTGAGCTGATCCGCTCGATCTTCTCGTCGCCGGAGTGGGTCGGCCTGTTCGACCTGAGCCTCACGCGCTGGCACCAGCTGTCGGCCGAGCTCGAGATGAACGTGCTCTTCAGCTCCTCGGGCTATCTCGTGCTCGCCTCGACCGACGAGCAGTGGGCCAACTGCGAGCGCGACCACGCCTACCACCGCTCCGAGGGCGTCGACAGCGACCTCCTCTCCCAGGCCGACGTCCTCGCGCTCGTCCCCGCGCTCAACCCCGACGTCGTACGGGGCGGCGTCGTCCAGCCGTCCGGCGGCTTCGCCCACCACGACGCCGTGAACTGGGCATACCTCAAGGCCGGCGTGCGCCGCGGTGTCGAGGTCTACTGCGACGTCACGGTCACCGGCCTGACGACCGCGGCCGGCCGCGTCACCGGCGTGCAAACCAGCCGCGGCCCCATCGCCGCCGGCCTCGTGCTCAACGCCGCGGGCGGCAACGCACTCGACGTCAACGCCTGGGCCGGCATCACGCTCCCCATGGTCACGAGCCGGCTCGAGATGCTCGTGACCGAGCCGCTCGCGCCGTTCCTGCGGCAGGGTCTCGCCGCGCTGGCGCTCCTCGGCTACTGCCACCAGACCGCGCGCGGCGAGTTCGTCGGCGGCACGGAGAGGCACCACGTCGACGAGTCGCGCAGCCAGAACAGCACGTGGGACCTGCTCGCCGACATGGCGACGAAGTGGGTCACGCTCTTCCCGCTGCTGTCGGGCGCACGCCTGCTGCGGAACTGGGCCGGGACCGTCACGCAGGCCGCCGACCTGGCGCCGGTCATCGGGTCGGTGCCCGACGTCGAGGGTTACGTGATGACCTGCGGCTGGGTCTACGGCTTCATGGGCGCGCCGGGCGCGTCGACACTGCTCGCCGAGGAGATCGTGACCGGCACGCCGTCGCCCGTCCTCGCCCCGTTCTCGCCACGCCGCCTCACCGAAGGACGCATGATCGCCGAGTCGTCCCTCGTCGTTCCCACCGGGGAGGACCACGCATGA